In Mesorhizobium sp. J428, the genomic window CCTTGACGAACTGTCGCGACAGGCCGGGCTGCAGCGAGGCGAGTTCCTCGCCCTCGACATGGCGGAAGCCGATGCCGAATCTTTGCCGCGCGGCCCAGCCGGGCAGCGCGCCGCGAAACTCGGCCTCGCTCTCGTAGAGCTCCAGCGACCCGTCCTCGCGCAGCATCGGCCGCGTGCCGGAGCGGTCGAGCAGTCCCATCCACTCCGTCTCCGCCAGGCGCATCAGCCCCGCCTGCGCCGCCAGCGCTGCCTCGTAGCCCGTTCGCCCCGCCCGCCAGAAACGCAGGAGCCATGGCAGGAGCTGAGGCAGGTAGGAGGGGCGGATCGCCAGCGGCCCGAGCGGATCGGTGAGCCATTTCGGCAGGTTCTTCATCATGCCCTTGTGGGCGAGCGGCAGCACGTCCGAGAAGGCGAAGGCGCTGGCATTGCCCGAGCTCGTCTCCTCGCAGATGCCGGTGCGGTCGACGACCAGCACCCGCTTGCCCGCCTCGGCGAGGAATGCCGCCGCGCAGATGCCGACGATGCCAGCGCCGATCACGACGATGTCGGCGTCAGGGTCGGCGGGGTGGGCGGTGGGCATAGGTAGGGATCTATGAAGCAGTAAGGGGGCCGCGCGGCCCCCTTAGCATTGTTCGCCGATACAAGGCGACGGGAAAATCAGCTGTAAGACGCGCGTCAGCGCGCCCGCGAAGCTTCGAAGATGCTGTCGATCGCCGATGCCAGCATGGCGTTGAACTCGGCATCGCTCTGCTTCGCCGACAGGCCCTCGGTCAGGGCGCGCGAGAAGGAAGCGATCACGCCGTCGTTCTCCATGAGCTTCTTGTTGGCCTCGTCGCGCGAATATCCGCCCGACAGCGCCACCACGCGCATGACCTTCGGATGGTCGACCAGCGGCTTGTAGAGGTTTGCCTTCGTGGGCAGCGTCAGCTTGAGCATGACCTGCTGGCCGGCGGGAACCTTGTCGAGCTGCTTGAGGATCTCGGCGAGCAGGATATTCTCCGCCTCCGCCTTGTCGGCGATCGAGATCGTCACCTCCGGCTCGATGATCGGCACCAGCCCGTGCGACAGGACCTGCGCGCCGACCTCGAACTGCTGCGCGACGATGGCCGCGATGCCCTTCGGGTTGGCGGCGTCGACGACCGAGCGTTCCTTGGTGCCGAAGATGCCCTTGGCGACGGCGCGCTTGAGCAGCGCGTCGAGGTCCGGCATCGGCTTCATCAGCTGGACGCCGTCGGCTGCCGGGGCGAGCCCCTTGTCGATCTTCAGGAACGGCACCACGCCGCGCTTCTCCCACAGATACTGCGCCGTCGGCGTGCCGTCGATGTCGCGGTCCATGGTCTGCTCGAACAGGATCGCGCCCATCACCTTGTCGCCGGTGAAGGCGGGCGACTTGATGATGCGCGCGCGCATCTGGTGGATCAGGTCGAACATCTCCGCCTCGTTCGACCAGGAACCTTCCTCGATGCCGTAGAGCCTGAGCGCCTTGGGCGTGGATCCGCCCGACTGGTCGAGCGCCGCGATGAAACCATCCTTGTTCGCGGCCTGCGCGGCCATTTTCTCGTTCATGCCATTCTCCCTGTGTCGACCGATTTCCGTGTGTTTGCGCGCGCTTAGCAGGTATTCATACAAGACGGAATGGTGCGCAAACGGTCTCAATCGATTGAAAGTCGCGCGCACTGCGAAGATGGTTGACGATCCCGCGTCCGGAGGCAGGCAGGCCGGCGCGACCTCGCCGGCCAAGCGGAATTCCTTGGGCCAAGGCCAATTTCACGTTTCTGAATCAGCCCTCGGCGGGCAATGTTCTTTTGCCGCCTCCCGGATCGGCCGATAGAGACGACGGACCGAAAATCGATCTGGGAGGAATTGATGAAGGGTCTCAAGCTCTTTTTCGCGCTCGTATCGCTCGCTTTGACGACGAGCCTCGCAAAGGCGGAAGACTGGCCGACGCGGCCGGTCACGTTCGTCGTGCCGTTCGCGGCCGGCGGCATCACCGACACCGTCGCGCGCCGCATGGCAACCGTGATGACGGAGAAGCTCGGCCAGCCGGTGGTGGTAGAGAACCGTCCCGGCGCTGGCGGCATCGTCGGCACCGAAAGCGTCGCCAACGCCAAGCCGGACGGCTACACGATCATCTATTCGTCGGGCGGGCCGATGTCGATCCTGCCGCAGTTGCAGAAGGGCAAGCTGTCCTACGACCCGATCAAGGCCTTCATCCACATCCGCGGCGTCTCGTCGTCGAGCCAGATGATCGTCGCCAATCCGGCGACGCCCTACGGCAACATCTCCGAGCTGGTCGAATACGCCAAGGCCAACCCGGGCAAGGTCACCTTCGGCTCGCCCGGCATCGGCACCGCCCAGCACCTCGTCGGCGAACTGCTGAAGTCGGCCGCCGGCATCGACATGCTGCACATTCCCTACAAGGCCGGCTCGGCGCAGATGACCGA contains:
- a CDS encoding fructose bisphosphate aldolase; its protein translation is MNEKMAAQAANKDGFIAALDQSGGSTPKALRLYGIEEGSWSNEAEMFDLIHQMRARIIKSPAFTGDKVMGAILFEQTMDRDIDGTPTAQYLWEKRGVVPFLKIDKGLAPAADGVQLMKPMPDLDALLKRAVAKGIFGTKERSVVDAANPKGIAAIVAQQFEVGAQVLSHGLVPIIEPEVTISIADKAEAENILLAEILKQLDKVPAGQQVMLKLTLPTKANLYKPLVDHPKVMRVVALSGGYSRDEANKKLMENDGVIASFSRALTEGLSAKQSDAEFNAMLASAIDSIFEASRAR
- a CDS encoding tripartite tricarboxylate transporter substrate binding protein translates to MKGLKLFFALVSLALTTSLAKAEDWPTRPVTFVVPFAAGGITDTVARRMATVMTEKLGQPVVVENRPGAGGIVGTESVANAKPDGYTIIYSSGGPMSILPQLQKGKLSYDPIKAFIHIRGVSSSSQMIVANPATPYGNISELVEYAKANPGKVTFGSPGIGTAQHLVGELLKSAAGIDMLHIPYKAGSAQMTDLMAGVIDLSFDYVSVVKPYVDSGKMKVIGTTAPERNVAYPDAQTVVEAGFPGGVNVASSWVSAPAGIDQAIVDKLSSVVEETMKDPGIVEFFKTTGLTIIGEKGPDVMTQFVIDENTKYGKVIEEAKIVAQ